From one Coleofasciculus sp. FACHB-1120 genomic stretch:
- a CDS encoding AAA family ATPase gives MMTTIPGYQFFELIYESSKSLVYRGCRLQDNLPLILKVIKEDYPLPEEISRYKQEYEITRSLNIDGVAKAYDLKPYQNTLVMLLEDFGGQSLKKLIDNQSFTVLEVIKIAIKITETLAKLHTSNIIHKDINPSNIVFDPKSGQVKFIDFGISSVLSRENPTLKSPNVLEGTLAYMSPEQTGRMNRSLDYRTDFYSFGVTFYELLTGRLPFNGTDAMELVHSHIALTPIPPHKFNQNIPKAVSDIVMKLLAKTAEDRYQSAYGIQADLEYCLTQLEINNQIPEFSLGRHDISNKFQIPEKLYGREQEINILLTAFERVSQFSFGKPMPGDIEMMLVSGYSGIGKSCLVQEIYKPITQQRAYFISGKFDQFQRSIPYSAVVCAFSALIQQLLTESEAQLNQWKEKLLEAIGSNGQIIIDVIPEVELIVGPQPRVQELGSTESQNRFNLVFQNFIRVFCQQEHPLVIFLDDLQWADSATLKLIELMMRDEQTHYLFLIGAYRDNEVSSTHPLMMTLDSLRDDGAIINQINLAPLELEHITHLIADTLHRDRESVRPLASLILRKTEGNPFFVNEFLKTLYQENLLTFTPPQTLLTQGEKEVSNALWQWDITQIEALGITDNVVELMIGKLKKLPNSTQQALRLAACVGNSFDLNTLSIIYEKSISETFKDLLPALKEELIKPTSVLETAEEEGVISQLLVFNYKFSHDRVQQAAYALIDNSLQKSVHLKIGNLLLANTPLGDQIEIIFKLVDHLNIGSDLIVDEEAKVELVILNLEAARKAKDATAYSSALHYLTACMSVLPSDIWVKRYELAFALHKKRAEIEYLNGNFSQSEALLELTLSQAKSVLDKAEVYNMLIVQHTMLAKYQEAIQAGRNALSLLGIDLPEGELATAVELELDEVNKKLENQEIASLINLERIKVPEVKAAVKLLANMGPLAYFVNLDLWQLVTVKTINLSLTYGYASGAAYSYSCYGMILSTILGNYHSGYEFGVLATKLSNKFNNVAQKCAELVVLANYLSNWVKPIKFSHTINDEAYKTGLDFGDLQWAGYTRLHKVIASFHQCKSLEQSLKQIPQSLLFCQKSKNQWAIDIILGYNLAVSNLIGMTAGTLSFDNDGIIESNFLTSCEQHQSSAAICEFHILKAQILYLYEKPDLALNSSLLASKLLTSIFGHISVSTHNFYHSLILVALYPNVSESVQKQSWETLAANQKQMKIWADNCPENFLHKYLLVEAEISRITGNDLEAIELYERAIESAKENEFIQNEALANELAAKFWLAKRKEKYAKVHITEAYYGYQRWGAKRKVEDLEEKYPHFLTKTSILPRVKDTPTTTGHSSTGSSSNVLDLTTVMKASQAIAACIVLDKLLASLMKISIENAGAQKGLLLLVRDEKLLIEARSSIESKQVIVRQSTPLKGCQELPLTVINYVKRTRSDVVLNDAASEGKFINDSYIELNKLKSVLCTPIINQGKLIGILYLENNLTSGAFTPDRIEVLKLLSAQAAISLENAMLYNSMEQKVQERTHELNEKNVRLSQTLQELKRTQTQLIQTEKMSSLGQLVAGVAHEINNPVNFIYGNLVHVNEYTQDLLNLMQLYAKHYPNPVSEIQDEAEAIEVDFLVEDLPKMLSSMKVGADRIRQIVLSLRNFSRLDEAEMKEVDVHSGLDSTLLILQNRLKAKTEIPAIKVIKEYGSLPLIECYAGQLNQVFMNLLANAIDTLEEVMSNGSKTIGDCQEIAQVSCSSSWERKEQNPHNQLPMSDYQLPTIRIRTYVVDESRVLIAIADNGPGMTEEVKKRIFDPFFTTKPIGKGTGLGLAISYQIVVEKHGGQLQCFSTLGQGTEFIVEIPIRPQH, from the coding sequence ATGATGACAACGATTCCCGGGTACCAATTTTTTGAGCTAATCTATGAAAGTAGCAAGTCTCTGGTGTATCGGGGATGCCGACTTCAGGATAATTTACCTCTTATTCTTAAAGTTATTAAAGAAGACTATCCATTACCAGAAGAAATTTCTAGGTATAAGCAAGAATATGAAATTACCCGTTCGCTGAATATAGATGGTGTTGCTAAGGCGTATGATTTAAAACCCTATCAAAACACTCTAGTGATGCTGTTGGAGGATTTTGGTGGTCAATCTCTAAAAAAATTGATAGACAACCAAAGCTTTACAGTTTTAGAAGTTATTAAAATTGCTATAAAAATTACCGAGACTTTAGCTAAGCTTCATACTTCAAACATTATTCACAAAGATATTAATCCATCTAATATTGTTTTTGACCCAAAAAGTGGGCAAGTAAAATTTATTGATTTTGGAATTTCCAGCGTTTTGTCGCGGGAAAACCCTACCCTAAAAAGTCCTAATGTTTTAGAAGGCACTCTTGCCTATATGTCGCCAGAGCAAACTGGCAGAATGAACCGTTCGCTAGATTACCGCACTGACTTTTACTCTTTTGGTGTCACCTTCTACGAACTCCTCACTGGCAGACTACCTTTTAATGGTACTGATGCAATGGAGTTAGTGCATAGTCATATTGCGCTTACGCCAATTCCGCCTCATAAGTTCAATCAAAATATTCCCAAAGCAGTTTCAGACATTGTGATGAAATTGCTGGCTAAAACTGCTGAAGATAGATACCAAAGTGCTTATGGAATTCAAGCAGATTTAGAATATTGTCTAACCCAACTAGAAATAAACAACCAAATTCCAGAGTTCTCTCTTGGTCGTCATGATATCTCCAATAAATTTCAAATTCCAGAGAAGCTCTATGGCAGAGAGCAAGAAATTAATATTTTACTAACAGCATTTGAACGAGTGAGTCAATTCTCGTTTGGTAAGCCAATGCCAGGGGATATTGAGATGATGTTGGTGTCGGGATATTCTGGCATCGGCAAGTCATGTTTAGTGCAGGAAATTTACAAACCAATCACTCAACAGCGAGCTTATTTCATTTCTGGAAAATTTGACCAATTTCAGCGGAGTATTCCCTATTCTGCTGTCGTTTGCGCCTTTTCTGCCTTAATTCAGCAACTTTTAACGGAAAGCGAAGCACAGCTCAACCAGTGGAAAGAAAAACTCCTAGAAGCCATTGGCTCGAACGGGCAAATTATTATTGATGTGATTCCAGAGGTGGAACTAATTGTCGGTCCTCAGCCTAGGGTTCAAGAGTTAGGGTCAACTGAATCTCAAAACCGCTTTAATTTAGTCTTTCAAAACTTTATTCGGGTATTTTGCCAACAAGAACATCCATTAGTCATCTTTCTAGATGATTTGCAGTGGGCTGACTCTGCCACGCTCAAATTGATAGAGTTGATGATGAGGGATGAGCAAACGCACTATCTATTTCTCATTGGAGCATATCGGGATAATGAAGTCAGCTCTACTCATCCCTTGATGATGACGCTGGATAGTTTACGCGATGATGGAGCTATCATCAACCAAATTAATCTAGCACCTTTAGAACTTGAGCATATTACCCACTTGATTGCCGACACCTTACATAGGGATAGGGAATCAGTAAGACCCTTAGCTTCCCTCATCCTGCGTAAAACAGAAGGTAATCCCTTCTTTGTCAATGAATTTCTAAAAACTCTATATCAGGAAAACCTGCTTACCTTCACCCCCCCTCAGACGCTCCTTACTCAAGGAGAAAAAGAGGTAAGTAACGCCCTGTGGCAATGGGACATCACTCAAATTGAAGCGTTGGGTATTACTGATAATGTTGTGGAGTTAATGATAGGAAAGTTAAAAAAATTGCCGAATTCAACACAGCAGGCTTTACGGTTAGCAGCTTGTGTCGGCAATAGTTTCGATTTAAATACTCTGTCTATCATTTATGAAAAATCAATTTCTGAAACTTTTAAAGACCTTTTGCCAGCCCTGAAAGAAGAATTAATTAAGCCCACTTCCGTCTTGGAAACAGCCGAGGAAGAAGGGGTTATTTCTCAATTATTAGTTTTTAATTATAAGTTTTCACACGACCGCGTGCAACAGGCAGCTTATGCACTGATTGATAACTCGCTTCAAAAATCAGTTCATCTCAAAATTGGCAATCTCCTGTTAGCAAATACCCCCTTAGGAGACCAGATAGAAATAATTTTTAAATTGGTTGATCATCTGAATATTGGGTCTGATTTAATCGTCGATGAAGAGGCAAAAGTTGAATTAGTAATATTGAATTTGGAAGCAGCTCGAAAAGCGAAAGATGCAACTGCATACAGCTCAGCACTTCACTATTTGACTGCTTGTATGAGCGTTTTACCGAGCGATATTTGGGTAAAACGCTACGAGCTGGCTTTTGCATTGCATAAAAAACGAGCTGAAATTGAGTATTTAAACGGTAATTTTTCTCAGTCTGAAGCCTTGCTGGAGCTAACTCTATCTCAAGCAAAATCAGTCCTCGATAAAGCTGAAGTTTATAATATGCTGATTGTGCAGCATACCATGCTTGCTAAATACCAAGAGGCAATTCAAGCAGGGCGTAATGCTCTTAGTCTGCTAGGAATTGACTTACCTGAAGGGGAATTAGCAACAGCAGTTGAGCTAGAACTAGACGAAGTTAATAAGAAATTAGAAAACCAAGAGATTGCGTCTTTAATTAATTTAGAAAGAATAAAAGTTCCCGAAGTAAAAGCAGCAGTCAAATTATTAGCAAATATGGGACCTTTGGCATATTTTGTTAATTTAGACCTTTGGCAGCTAGTTACTGTTAAAACAATCAATCTTTCTCTCACCTATGGTTATGCCTCAGGAGCAGCGTATAGCTACTCGTGTTATGGAATGATACTTAGCACAATTTTAGGGAATTATCACTCTGGTTATGAGTTTGGTGTGCTAGCAACTAAACTAAGTAATAAGTTTAATAATGTAGCTCAAAAATGTGCAGAACTGGTGGTTCTTGCCAATTACTTGAGTAATTGGGTGAAGCCAATTAAGTTTAGTCATACAATTAATGATGAGGCATATAAAACGGGGCTAGACTTTGGAGATTTGCAATGGGCAGGTTATACTCGTCTTCACAAAGTCATTGCTTCCTTCCATCAATGTAAAAGTTTAGAGCAAAGTTTAAAACAAATACCTCAGTCTTTGCTATTTTGCCAAAAAAGTAAAAATCAGTGGGCAATTGATATCATTTTAGGTTATAACCTGGCGGTATCAAACTTGATAGGCATGACTGCCGGAACCTTATCTTTTGATAATGACGGGATTATCGAATCCAACTTCTTGACAAGTTGCGAACAACATCAAAGTTCGGCGGCAATTTGTGAATTCCATATTTTAAAAGCCCAAATTCTCTATTTATACGAAAAACCGGATTTAGCTTTGAACAGTAGCTTGTTAGCTTCAAAGCTACTTACTTCTATTTTCGGTCATATTTCCGTATCTACACATAACTTTTATCACTCATTGATTCTGGTTGCTCTCTATCCCAATGTTTCAGAATCAGTACAAAAACAATCTTGGGAGACGTTAGCAGCGAATCAAAAGCAGATGAAAATTTGGGCAGACAACTGCCCAGAAAATTTTCTACACAAGTACCTGTTAGTAGAAGCTGAAATTAGTCGCATCACTGGCAATGATTTAGAGGCGATAGAATTGTATGAACGCGCCATCGAGTCAGCAAAAGAAAATGAGTTTATTCAGAATGAAGCTTTAGCGAATGAACTCGCTGCTAAGTTCTGGTTAGCTAAAAGAAAAGAGAAGTATGCCAAAGTCCATATTACAGAAGCTTATTACGGCTATCAACGTTGGGGAGCTAAGCGCAAAGTAGAAGATTTGGAGGAAAAATATCCGCATTTTCTGACTAAAACATCTATTTTGCCTCGTGTTAAAGATACTCCCACGACTACTGGACATTCCTCTACGGGTAGTAGTTCTAATGTGCTGGATTTAACCACTGTGATGAAAGCTAGCCAAGCGATCGCTGCTTGTATCGTGTTGGATAAATTACTGGCTTCTTTAATGAAAATATCTATCGAGAATGCTGGCGCACAAAAAGGTTTACTACTCTTGGTCAGAGATGAAAAACTGCTAATTGAAGCCCGCTCATCGATTGAATCTAAACAGGTTATTGTTCGGCAATCAACTCCACTTAAAGGTTGTCAGGAATTACCTCTGACAGTGATTAATTATGTAAAGAGAACTCGCTCAGATGTGGTTCTAAATGATGCGGCTAGCGAGGGAAAGTTTATTAATGACTCTTATATAGAGCTAAATAAATTGAAGTCAGTTCTTTGCACTCCCATCATTAATCAAGGTAAATTAATCGGGATTCTCTATTTAGAAAATAATCTAACATCCGGAGCTTTTACTCCCGATAGAATAGAAGTTTTAAAACTGCTTTCAGCTCAGGCAGCAATTTCTTTGGAAAATGCTATGCTTTACAATTCAATGGAGCAGAAAGTCCAAGAGAGGACGCATGAGTTAAATGAAAAAAATGTACGGTTGTCCCAAACTCTACAAGAACTTAAGCGTACTCAGACTCAATTAATTCAAACTGAGAAAATGTCTAGCTTGGGTCAATTAGTAGCGGGTGTTGCCCACGAAATTAATAACCCAGTTAACTTTATCTACGGCAATCTTGTCCACGTTAATGAATATACTCAAGACCTACTAAACCTAATGCAGCTATATGCAAAGCATTATCCCAATCCGGTGTCGGAGATTCAAGACGAAGCGGAGGCAATTGAAGTAGATTTCTTAGTTGAAGATTTGCCAAAAATGCTGTCCTCTATGAAGGTGGGGGCTGACAGAATTCGTCAGATTGTCCTGAGTTTGAGGAATTTTTCGCGCCTTGATGAGGCAGAAATGAAGGAGGTTGATGTTCACTCTGGGCTAGATAGTACGTTGTTAATTCTGCAAAACCGCCTGAAAGCTAAGACAGAAATTCCCGCCATTAAAGTGATTAAAGAGTATGGTTCGCTGCCATTAATAGAGTGTTATGCGGGTCAGCTCAACCAAGTTTTTATGAATCTCCTGGCTAATGCGATTGATACTTTGGAAGAAGTCATGAGCAATGGTTCAAAAACAATAGGAGATTGCCAGGAAATAGCCCAGGTATCTTGTTCGTCTTCTTGGGAACGAAAAGAACAGAATCCTCATAACCAATTGCCAATGAGCGATTACCAATTACCAACAATTCGGATTCGCACCTATGTCGTAGACGAAAGTCGGGTTCTGATTGCCATCGCCGATAATGGGCCTGGGATGACAGAGGAAGTCAAAAAACGTATTTTCGACCCTTTCTTTACTACAAAACCGATTGGTAAAGGGACAGGGCTAGGGTTAGCAATTAGCTACCAGATTGTGGTAGAAAAACATGGCGGTCAATTGCAGTGTTTTTCCACACTTGGGCAGGGAACTGAATTTATTGTTGAGATTCCGATCCGTCCGCAACATTAA
- a CDS encoding iron-containing redox enzyme family protein: MQLLDNCSIGTERKVGLHQLYVEDIVRCTTLSEAVLMVNKAYDFHRHPYFMWMQAPSTSRAQFLCTQLPICFAIESFSQSLAAVLARTPVLERRLSVMENVAEEHGHGNLLNSHKYTFRQFLRALGATPEDLEIPCPASVLAFNHSLLGYCLTQSSDAGAAALGMLEHLYSSVSGMIARTIKERAWAAPGSQSHYTVHEELDVEHARELLVLAEPCWEEPRNRAHVAQGLVLGAHYLWALYE, translated from the coding sequence ATGCAGCTCCTAGACAATTGCTCGATTGGTACTGAGAGAAAAGTAGGACTTCACCAATTGTATGTAGAAGATATCGTGAGATGCACCACGCTATCAGAAGCAGTGCTGATGGTAAATAAGGCTTATGATTTCCACCGTCATCCTTACTTTATGTGGATGCAGGCACCTTCTACCTCACGGGCGCAATTTCTTTGCACACAGCTACCAATTTGTTTTGCAATTGAGTCATTTTCGCAATCATTAGCGGCAGTTTTGGCTCGGACTCCAGTATTAGAACGGCGACTTTCGGTGATGGAAAACGTGGCTGAAGAACATGGTCACGGCAATTTATTGAACTCTCACAAATACACCTTCCGCCAATTTTTGCGGGCTTTGGGTGCCACTCCAGAAGATTTAGAAATACCCTGTCCTGCATCAGTGTTAGCTTTCAATCATTCACTTCTGGGCTACTGTCTGACACAATCCAGTGACGCGGGTGCAGCCGCTTTGGGGATGCTGGAGCATCTGTATTCGAGTGTTAGTGGGATGATCGCCCGCACGATTAAAGAGCGAGCTTGGGCAGCACCGGGTAGCCAGTCACACTATACTGTCCACGAGGAACTTGACGTAGAACACGCACGAGAATTGTTGGTTTTGGCAGAACCCTGTTGGGAGGAGCCACGCAACCGCGCTCATGTTGCTCAAGGGCTGGTGCTGGGTGCCCACTACTTATGGGCTTTGTACGAATAG
- a CDS encoding non-ribosomal peptide synthetase, whose translation MNPYLSDNSLTAAEEKVNTSEETEVFVFPASFAQQRLWFLDQLFPGNTFYNVATALRLTGSLNTSALEETFNEIVRRHEALRTTFRMLDGQPVQVIASSLTIPLPLVDLRHLPATERDVETRRLATEERSRPFDLSQDSLLRVMLLQLDSSEHVLLLNLHHIVSDGWSIGVLIRELGTLYTAFGNNERSPLPELPIQYADFADWQHEWLQGEVLETQLAYWKQQLDNIPSLNLPTDKPRPATPTYRGATQFLELPKSLSEELEVLTQRQGVTLFMTLLAAFQTLLYRYTQQSDIVVGSPIANRNRREIEGLIGFFVNSLVLRTNLSGNPTFLELLSRVREVALGAYAHQDLPFEKLVEELHPERNLSQHPLFQVAFSLQNTPIEALELPGLTLSHLDFDNPSAKFDLEFHLWESPEALRGQVIYSTDLFDDATITRMLGHFQTLLEDIVANPEQSLCELCLLTAAERQQLLIDWNNTRRDYPQNQCFHQLFEAQVEQTPDAIALIFENQQLTYRELNIRANQLAHYLQQLGIVPDVLVGICIDRSVDMIVGLLGILKAGGAYLPLDPTYPQERLSFMLEDAQVSILLTHSHLASLLKTCWGDRQDGLSVVCLDTDLDAISHHPQHKPTSSITSENLAYIIYTSGSTGKPKGVLVQHRGLSNLAEAQREVFNVQPSDRILQFASLSFDASIFEIVMALRSGATLYLAKKESLLPGQPLIKLLRENAITHATLPPTVLALLPEKLPALQTIICAGESCSQDIVKRWAVGRKFFNAYGPTEATVWATIAEISYDSQKPSIGRPIANTKIYILDAHLQPVPIGITGELYISGDGLAQGYLNRPDLTIERFIPNPFKKAKLGIQNEEEIRNNSFFSPLWKGGRGDHLYKTGDLARYQPDGNIEFLGRLDDQVKIRGFRIELGEIEAILTQHPTVREAVVIATEMSGDKRLIAYIVPAQNFNPTIIKLRDFIKKKLPEYMVPSAFVVIESLPLTPNGKVDRRNLPAPGNSTSQILDKVYIEPRNPTESTLAKIWAEVLNIKRVSIHDNFFDLGGNSLLSITLIEQIHKQFERELPLSTLFLSPTIEGLANTLSPDTDPPFWSPLVAIQPKGSNPPFFCVHPIFGVVFPYYEFAYHLGTEQPFYGLQPLGMDGEQSPLTRIEDMATYYIDALRVVQPNGPYFLGGWSFGGLVAFEMAQQLQKAGHKVALLAVLDTSAPVSNNKPSFWGGLKFLMTTGARYIWPYFMDYFDLIADTDKPQSKLISQESKKRILKELKSKSILRVFQANSQAALSYVPQAYPRKITLLKNSEQSIAANQDPSMGWGELAGGGMEIYNIPGNHLTMLKKPHVQVLTEQLRTCIENAQVGR comes from the coding sequence ATGAACCCTTATCTTTCTGACAATTCCCTCACGGCAGCTGAGGAAAAAGTCAATACCTCTGAGGAAACAGAAGTTTTTGTATTTCCGGCATCTTTTGCCCAACAGCGATTGTGGTTTCTCGACCAGTTGTTCCCAGGCAATACTTTCTACAATGTAGCGACTGCACTTCGCCTGACGGGTTCGCTCAACACTTCGGCACTAGAGGAGACGTTCAACGAAATTGTGCGTCGCCATGAAGCTTTGCGTACCACTTTTAGGATGCTGGATGGGCAACCCGTTCAAGTCATTGCTTCCAGCTTAACGATACCCCTGCCCCTTGTAGATTTGCGGCATCTACCTGCAACCGAACGGGACGTGGAAACTCGACGGTTGGCTACTGAGGAGCGATCACGTCCTTTCGATTTATCTCAAGACTCGTTACTACGAGTAATGCTGCTACAGCTAGATTCCTCAGAACACGTACTTTTGCTGAATCTGCATCACATTGTCTCCGATGGCTGGTCGATTGGAGTGCTAATTCGGGAACTCGGAACGCTGTATACCGCTTTTGGCAATAACGAGCGATCGCCCTTGCCAGAACTCCCCATCCAATATGCAGACTTTGCTGACTGGCAACACGAATGGCTACAGGGTGAGGTTCTGGAGACTCAGTTAGCCTACTGGAAGCAGCAGCTGGACAATATCCCCTCACTAAACTTGCCCACTGACAAACCTCGCCCAGCTACTCCAACCTACCGAGGCGCGACGCAATTTCTAGAGTTACCGAAAAGCCTGAGTGAGGAACTAGAGGTACTTACGCAACGCCAAGGGGTGACTCTGTTCATGACTCTTTTAGCGGCATTTCAAACCTTACTTTACCGCTACACACAGCAATCAGATATTGTAGTCGGTTCGCCCATTGCCAACCGCAACCGCCGCGAAATTGAGGGATTAATTGGTTTTTTTGTTAATAGTTTGGTGCTGCGTACCAACTTATCAGGTAATCCAACATTTCTGGAATTGCTGAGCAGAGTCCGGGAGGTGGCGCTAGGCGCTTATGCCCATCAGGACTTACCCTTTGAGAAGCTAGTAGAGGAACTGCATCCAGAGCGCAACCTGAGCCAGCATCCATTATTTCAGGTTGCATTCAGTCTGCAAAATACACCAATCGAGGCGCTAGAGTTACCTGGGCTAACACTCTCCCATCTAGATTTTGATAACCCCAGCGCCAAGTTTGACCTAGAGTTTCACCTGTGGGAATCTCCGGAAGCTCTCAGAGGACAGGTAATTTACAGCACCGATTTATTTGATGACGCTACCATTACCCGGATGCTGGGGCATTTTCAAACGCTGCTGGAAGATATTGTTGCCAATCCAGAGCAAAGCCTTTGCGAGTTGTGTTTATTAACAGCAGCCGAACGGCAACAGTTATTAATTGATTGGAATAATACCAGAAGAGATTACCCGCAAAACCAGTGTTTTCATCAGTTGTTTGAGGCACAAGTAGAGCAGACTCCGGATGCGATCGCGCTCATATTTGAAAATCAGCAATTAACCTACCGCGAACTCAACATCAGAGCCAATCAACTTGCACACTACCTGCAACAATTGGGGATAGTTCCAGACGTTCTAGTTGGCATCTGTATAGACCGTTCTGTAGATATGATAGTGGGACTTTTGGGCATCCTCAAAGCAGGAGGAGCATACCTGCCTTTAGATCCGACCTATCCTCAAGAACGTCTTAGCTTCATGCTAGAAGACGCTCAGGTATCCATCTTGCTAACTCATTCCCATCTAGCCTCCCTGTTGAAGACCTGTTGGGGGGATCGCCAAGACGGTTTATCTGTAGTTTGTTTGGATACGGACTTGGATGCGATCTCTCACCATCCCCAACACAAACCAACCAGCAGCATAACATCTGAAAATCTAGCTTATATCATCTACACCTCTGGCTCAACCGGAAAGCCTAAAGGCGTTTTAGTACAGCACAGAGGACTGTCTAACTTAGCAGAAGCTCAGCGCGAAGTTTTCAATGTCCAGCCAAGCGATCGCATCCTGCAATTTGCATCCTTGAGTTTTGATGCCTCAATTTTCGAGATTGTCATGGCATTGCGATCGGGAGCAACCCTCTATTTAGCAAAAAAAGAATCTCTTCTGCCTGGACAACCCTTAATAAAGTTATTGCGCGAGAATGCGATTACTCACGCCACGCTCCCGCCTACTGTACTCGCACTATTACCAGAAAAACTTCCCGCGCTGCAAACTATCATCTGTGCAGGCGAATCTTGTTCCCAGGATATTGTAAAGCGCTGGGCTGTTGGTCGTAAGTTTTTTAATGCTTATGGGCCAACTGAAGCAACTGTTTGGGCTACGATTGCAGAAATTAGTTACGACAGCCAAAAACCCTCCATTGGTCGCCCAATTGCTAATACTAAAATTTATATATTAGATGCTCATTTACAGCCGGTCCCCATCGGAATTACTGGCGAATTGTACATCAGTGGTGATGGACTGGCGCAGGGATATCTCAATCGCCCTGATTTAACTATCGAACGGTTTATTCCTAATCCTTTCAAAAAGGCAAAATTAGGAATACAAAATGAAGAAGAAATCCGAAATAATTCTTTCTTCTCCCCCCTTTGGAAGGGGGGTAGGGGGGATCATCTTTATAAAACCGGCGACCTAGCTCGTTATCAACCAGACGGCAACATTGAATTTTTAGGTCGCCTCGATGACCAGGTAAAAATTCGCGGTTTCCGCATCGAATTAGGAGAGATTGAGGCAATACTGACTCAGCATCCAACAGTTAGAGAAGCGGTGGTAATTGCTACAGAGATGTCTGGTGATAAGCGTTTAATCGCTTATATTGTGCCAGCCCAAAATTTTAACCCTACAATTATTAAACTCCGCGATTTTATAAAAAAGAAGTTGCCAGAATACATGGTTCCTTCAGCTTTTGTCGTGATTGAATCCCTGCCGTTAACACCTAATGGCAAAGTCGATCGTCGTAACTTACCCGCTCCCGGTAATTCAACTAGCCAAATCCTAGATAAGGTTTACATTGAACCCCGTAATCCTACTGAATCAACCCTTGCAAAAATCTGGGCTGAAGTTCTTAACATCAAGCGTGTAAGTATTCACGATAACTTCTTCGATTTAGGGGGGAATTCGCTGCTGAGTATCACCCTCATAGAGCAGATACACAAGCAATTTGAACGCGAATTACCGCTGTCTACTCTCTTTTTAAGTCCAACCATTGAAGGTCTAGCCAACACTCTATCTCCCGACACAGATCCTCCATTTTGGTCGCCCTTGGTTGCAATTCAGCCTAAAGGTTCAAATCCACCTTTCTTTTGTGTTCATCCCATTTTTGGAGTAGTCTTCCCTTATTATGAATTTGCGTATCATCTAGGGACAGAGCAACCATTCTACGGGTTACAACCTCTGGGTATGGACGGAGAACAATCCCCATTAACTCGGATTGAGGATATGGCGACTTATTATATTGACGCCTTGCGTGTAGTGCAGCCGAATGGCCCTTATTTTTTAGGAGGTTGGTCTTTTGGAGGTTTGGTTGCTTTTGAAATGGCTCAACAACTGCAAAAAGCTGGGCATAAAGTAGCTTTACTTGCTGTGCTGGATACTTCAGCCCCAGTTTCTAATAACAAACCTTCTTTCTGGGGTGGTTTAAAGTTTCTCATGACCACAGGAGCGCGATATATATGGCCTTATTTTATGGATTATTTTGATCTTATCGCTGATACCGACAAACCCCAAAGCAAGTTAATCTCTCAAGAGTCTAAAAAAAGAATATTAAAAGAGCTAAAAAGTAAATCTATACTTAGAGTTTTTCAAGCGAATAGTCAAGCCGCTCTCAGCTATGTGCCGCAAGCCTATCCTAGGAAAATTACTCTTTTGAAAAATAGCGAACAAAGTATCGCTGCGAATCAAGATCCGAGTATGGGTTGGGGCGAGCTAGCTGGAGGAGGAATGGAAATTTATAACATTCCTGGCAATCACCTAACCATGCTAAAAAAACCCCATGTCCAGGTTCTCACGGAACAGTTAAGAACCTGTATTGAGAATGCACAGGTAGGAAGATAA